The following are from one region of the Phormidium sp. PBR-2020 genome:
- the hypD gene encoding hydrogenase formation protein HypD: MSKICSHAIVKYGIDRLLPDGITLVHGPGCPVCVTPIERIDKALDLARREEVILCSFGDMLRVPGRDRDLLSVKAMGGDVRTVYSPLDALAIARDNPQKQIVFFAVGFETTAPATAMAVYQAKQQKLDNFSLLVSHVLVPPAMEAILRAPNCQVQGFLAAGHVCTVMGYRQYEPLVDTYHVPIVVTGFEPVDVLQGIYLCLKQLEAGVAQVENQYSRSVVPEGNPTAQHLIQEVFEVIPRHWRGLGEIPASGFGLREDYGQFDGDRRFGFSGDISPDEAETECISGEILQGFRKPHDCPAFGTRCTPDHPLGAPMVSSEGACAAYYRWRG; encoded by the coding sequence TTGAGTAAAATTTGCTCCCATGCGATCGTCAAATATGGGATCGATCGCCTCCTCCCCGATGGAATCACCCTGGTTCATGGTCCCGGCTGTCCCGTCTGTGTCACCCCCATCGAACGCATTGACAAAGCCCTGGATTTAGCCCGTCGCGAGGAGGTGATTCTCTGTTCCTTTGGCGATATGTTGCGGGTTCCGGGACGCGATCGCGACCTCCTCAGTGTCAAAGCCATGGGAGGTGATGTGCGAACCGTCTACTCCCCTCTCGATGCCTTGGCGATCGCCCGCGACAACCCCCAGAAACAGATTGTCTTCTTCGCCGTCGGCTTTGAAACCACCGCCCCCGCGACAGCCATGGCTGTCTATCAAGCCAAGCAACAAAAGCTTGACAATTTCTCCCTTTTGGTATCTCACGTTCTGGTTCCCCCAGCCATGGAGGCGATTCTCCGTGCGCCCAACTGTCAAGTCCAGGGATTTCTCGCCGCCGGCCATGTCTGTACGGTCATGGGGTATCGCCAATATGAACCCTTAGTCGACACCTATCACGTCCCCATCGTCGTCACTGGCTTTGAACCGGTGGATGTTTTACAGGGGATTTATCTCTGTCTCAAGCAACTCGAAGCAGGAGTGGCCCAAGTTGAAAACCAATATAGCCGCTCCGTTGTTCCTGAAGGCAACCCCACGGCCCAACATCTCATCCAAGAAGTGTTTGAGGTGATTCCCCGTCACTGGCGAGGTTTAGGGGAAATTCCCGCTAGTGGCTTCGGTTTGCGAGAGGACTATGGCCAGTTTGACGGCGATCGCCGTTTCGGGTTTTCCGGTGATATCTCCCCAGATGAAGCCGAGACGGAGTGCATCAGTGGCGAGATTCTACAAGGGTTCCGCAAACCCCATGACTGTCCGGCGTTTGGTACTCGTTGCACCCCAGACCATCCCCTGGGTGCGCCGATGGTGTCCTCTGAGGGGGCCTGTGCGGCCTATTATCGTTGGCGGGGATGA
- the tnpA gene encoding IS200/IS605 family transposase, with protein sequence MSKTLRSFAHTVASIKIHIVFVTKYRHPVISGEIQEDIVELCRSICEKNDCILEEAKADLGTNDHIHLLVDLAPKVSISKLCNTMKTVTSREIRKRFVRQLKPYYGRPVFWKRGFSAVSAGGASLDVLKAYIEGQGYDD encoded by the coding sequence ATGTCAAAAACCCTCCGGTCTTTTGCTCACACAGTTGCAAGCATCAAGATTCATATAGTGTTTGTCACAAAATACCGTCATCCCGTCATCTCTGGGGAGATACAAGAGGACATTGTCGAGCTGTGTCGGAGCATCTGTGAAAAGAATGATTGCATCTTAGAAGAGGCGAAGGCAGATCTAGGGACTAATGACCATATTCATTTACTGGTTGACCTAGCTCCCAAGGTATCTATTTCTAAGCTCTGCAATACGATGAAGACCGTCACCAGCCGGGAAATCAGGAAGCGTTTTGTACGACAATTGAAACCGTACTATGGTCGTCCAGTTTTCTGGAAGCGTGGATTTAGTGCCGTCTCAGCTGGTGGAGCCTCATTGGATGTCCTCAAAGCCTATATAGAAGGGCAAGGCTACGATGATTGA
- a CDS encoding RecQ family ATP-dependent DNA helicase produces MDAFKAQALSLLQTALDNPTAEFREGQWEAIARLIQQRERLLLVQRTGWGKSLVYFLTTVLLRQRQAGPTLLISPLLALMRNQILAAQRLNLNAVTINSTNYHNWNRIHQQIKADKVDILLIAPERLSNDKFQEEVLSSMAQKIGLLVVDEAHCISDWGHDFRPDYRRIVRVLQGLPENIPVLATTATANHRVVEDIKHQLGDTLNVIRGTLTRQSLKLQAINLASPGQRMAWLAQTLPQLPGSGIIYTLTIKDADRLAHFLKTEGLSAKAYHSQLENEQREKLEFQLLKNKLKVLVATTALGMGFDKPDLGFVIHYQSPGSVVNYYQQVGRAGRAVDEAFGILLKGEEDESITDFFIKNAFPIAANTDTILSVLLADDGNGLTMSDIEKQVNLSRSTLMKTLKFLSLEFPAPVVKKSSKWYATPSALTYKTDPQRIEGIIKLRQQEQAQMAEYLTSQGCLMQFLQDALDDSQSQPCGRCANCVGHPLLNPNCNPEFLQRAHRYLTQTHPKIKPRKQFPPNALPAYGFNGKIKAELRAEVGRALCLWGDSTWGRQIQEEKYTNEHFDATLVGAVVTMIRRWKPQPSPEWVTCVPSLNRPRLVPSFAQRVAHRLGLPFLPVITKVRDTPLQKTRENSYQQAHNLNGAFTVLSQQVLPGPVLLIDDIVDSRWTMTVMTALLKQAGSGAVFPVALAVNSFL; encoded by the coding sequence ATGGATGCATTCAAGGCTCAAGCTTTATCATTATTACAAACCGCATTAGATAACCCAACAGCGGAGTTTCGGGAGGGACAATGGGAGGCGATCGCTCGTCTCATCCAGCAGCGAGAGCGCCTATTACTGGTACAACGAACCGGCTGGGGAAAAAGCCTCGTCTATTTTTTAACCACCGTGCTACTTCGCCAACGTCAGGCCGGCCCCACCTTACTCATTTCGCCTCTGTTGGCCTTAATGCGTAACCAAATTCTGGCCGCACAACGACTGAATCTAAACGCCGTTACTATTAATTCTACGAATTACCACAATTGGAATCGAATACACCAACAGATTAAAGCAGACAAGGTTGATATTCTGCTCATTGCCCCAGAACGATTATCCAATGATAAGTTCCAAGAAGAGGTTTTAAGTTCAATGGCTCAAAAAATCGGCTTGCTTGTCGTCGATGAAGCCCATTGTATTTCCGATTGGGGTCATGATTTTCGTCCAGATTATCGTCGAATTGTTCGTGTTTTACAGGGATTACCAGAAAACATTCCCGTGTTAGCCACGACGGCTACGGCAAATCATAGAGTCGTTGAAGATATTAAACATCAACTGGGTGATACTCTTAACGTCATTCGGGGAACCTTAACTCGTCAAAGCCTAAAACTTCAAGCTATTAACTTAGCCAGTCCTGGGCAACGAATGGCATGGTTAGCCCAGACCTTACCGCAACTTCCTGGGAGTGGTATTATTTATACCTTAACCATTAAAGATGCCGATCGCCTAGCTCATTTCCTGAAAACTGAAGGTCTCTCAGCCAAAGCCTACCATAGTCAACTCGAAAATGAGCAACGGGAGAAATTGGAATTTCAATTACTCAAGAACAAACTCAAAGTATTGGTGGCAACCACTGCTCTAGGAATGGGATTTGACAAGCCGGATTTGGGCTTTGTGATTCACTATCAAAGCCCAGGTTCAGTGGTTAACTACTATCAACAAGTTGGACGAGCCGGTCGTGCTGTTGATGAGGCATTTGGTATTTTGTTGAAAGGAGAAGAAGACGAAAGCATCACAGATTTCTTCATTAAAAACGCTTTTCCAATTGCTGCAAATACTGATACAATTTTGTCGGTGCTCCTTGCAGATGACGGCAATGGCTTAACCATGAGTGACATCGAAAAACAAGTCAATCTATCTCGTTCAACACTCATGAAAACATTAAAGTTTTTATCTTTGGAATTTCCGGCGCCTGTAGTTAAAAAAAGTTCAAAATGGTATGCCACTCCTTCAGCACTCACGTATAAAACAGACCCGCAACGAATTGAAGGCATCATAAAACTTCGTCAACAAGAACAAGCCCAAATGGCAGAGTACCTAACAAGTCAGGGCTGTCTCATGCAGTTTCTTCAAGATGCCTTAGATGATAGCCAGTCCCAGCCTTGTGGACGCTGTGCGAACTGTGTCGGTCATCCCCTCCTTAATCCCAACTGCAATCCTGAGTTTTTGCAGCGGGCCCATCGTTACTTAACACAAACCCATCCTAAGATTAAACCCCGGAAACAATTTCCTCCTAATGCCTTGCCCGCCTATGGGTTTAATGGGAAAATTAAAGCTGAGTTAAGAGCAGAAGTCGGGCGGGCCTTATGTTTATGGGGAGATAGTACCTGGGGACGGCAGATTCAGGAAGAAAAATATACAAATGAGCATTTTGATGCTACCCTGGTCGGAGCCGTGGTCACCATGATTCGCCGATGGAAGCCGCAACCTTCCCCTGAGTGGGTGACTTGTGTTCCCTCCTTAAATCGTCCCCGGTTAGTCCCGAGTTTTGCCCAGCGGGTGGCTCATCGCTTGGGCTTACCCTTCCTTCCCGTCATTACTAAAGTCCGGGATACCCCCCTACAAAAAACTCGAGAAAATAGCTATCAACAGGCTCATAATTTGAATGGGGCCTTTACCGTTCTGTCTCAGCAAGTTCTCCCGGGTCCGGTGTTATTGATTGATGATATTGTGGATTCTCGTTGGACAATGACCGTTATGACCGCACTTCTCAAACAGGCGGGAAGTGGTGCGGTGTTTCCGGTGGCGTTAGCGGTCAATTCCTTCCTTTGA
- a CDS encoding amidohydrolase, whose amino-acid sequence MLDRIQSLVKEIAPRLIEIRRHIHSHPELSGHEYQTAAYVAGVLSSCGVQVREGVGKTGVIGELGTHQQPRVAIRTDMDALPIEERTGLPFASRNPGVMHACGHDVHTTLGLGTAMVLSRFMDELPGAVRFIFQPAEEIAQGAHWMVADGAMEEVDAIFGVHVFPSIPSPIVGVRYGALTAAADDLELIITGESGHGARPYEAVDAIWIAAQVITTLQQAISRTHNPLRPVVLTIGKIQGGRAPNAIADSVQLLGTVRSLHPETHRELPDWIENIVAGVCKTYGAGYEMNYRRLVPSVFNDTALTQIVESTVRQAWGETGMQVLMEPSLGAEDFSVYLDHAPGTMFRLGVGHANQRNYALHHPQFDIDEEAILTGVITLAYSAWQYLERWQMD is encoded by the coding sequence ATGCTCGATCGCATCCAAAGCCTCGTTAAAGAGATTGCCCCTCGGCTGATTGAAATCCGTCGTCATATCCACAGCCATCCTGAACTGAGTGGCCATGAGTACCAAACCGCTGCCTATGTCGCTGGCGTTCTCTCCTCCTGTGGGGTACAAGTCCGGGAGGGGGTGGGCAAAACCGGCGTCATTGGCGAACTCGGGACTCACCAACAGCCTCGGGTTGCCATTCGCACGGATATGGACGCCCTCCCCATCGAAGAACGTACCGGCTTACCCTTCGCCTCCCGCAATCCGGGGGTGATGCACGCCTGCGGCCATGATGTTCATACTACCCTGGGATTAGGAACCGCCATGGTCTTATCTCGGTTTATGGATGAGTTGCCCGGAGCGGTGCGATTCATCTTCCAACCCGCCGAAGAAATCGCTCAGGGCGCTCATTGGATGGTCGCTGACGGGGCGATGGAGGAGGTAGATGCTATTTTTGGGGTTCATGTGTTTCCTAGCATTCCTAGCCCCATTGTGGGGGTGCGTTATGGGGCCTTGACGGCGGCGGCCGATGACTTGGAACTGATTATTACCGGGGAGTCAGGCCATGGGGCCCGTCCCTATGAGGCGGTGGATGCGATTTGGATTGCGGCCCAGGTGATTACCACCTTGCAGCAGGCCATTTCCCGGACTCATAATCCTTTGCGGCCGGTGGTGTTGACCATTGGTAAGATTCAGGGAGGACGGGCCCCCAATGCGATCGCCGACTCGGTGCAACTTCTGGGAACGGTGCGATCGCTGCACCCGGAAACCCACCGCGAACTCCCAGACTGGATTGAGAACATTGTCGCCGGAGTCTGCAAAACCTACGGGGCTGGATATGAGATGAACTATCGCCGCTTGGTTCCCTCGGTGTTTAATGACACGGCCTTAACTCAAATTGTCGAATCGACAGTGCGTCAGGCTTGGGGAGAGACGGGGATGCAAGTGTTGATGGAACCGTCGTTGGGGGCGGAGGATTTTTCGGTGTATTTAGATCATGCCCCAGGAACGATGTTTCGTCTCGGGGTGGGTCATGCCAATCAACGCAATTATGCCCTGCATCATCCTCAGTTTGATATTGATGAGGAGGCGATTCTGACGGGGGTGATTACCTTAGCCTATTCCGCCTGGCAGTATTTGGAGCGTTGGCAGATGGATTAG
- a CDS encoding IS200/IS605 family accessory protein TnpB-related protein: MLTEKPTSVIRTDQWNLNPTAKQRVLLSQTVKVYRRVCQHLMGILLTHWSSLGTLSSQKRVLAVEKLIHQTAKNPQPKYRPFDQTFYKFPSYYRRAAIVFAAGQVSSYMTRYREWQSGTRQRRDAKPPGLNPNSGCYPTLYKGQCYKLHGYDRIEIKVFNGTDWVWTTVGITGLRERHTVDSNKLLSPSLIFNEEKRTCHLSVPFECHPPQREGDGNVVSVDLGINTTATVAVVNFDGTVIHREFIHPGRDIDCRDKRLKSVSKRASQTMGNGGSLQKGFCSHTYRKCRNINRQIGQIVSKRIVQIAQQFNADAIVFENLKGWKAKGGRKRSNLRQRFHGWLKGMIRDLTEMKWQEMGGQVIDVVAAYTSKLAYDGSGVVRRDPKNYALAKFSSGKRYNADLNGALNIAARGILQLTRRKDSEERSSQRSRRSPRSWACLCDLWTSTVPG; encoded by the coding sequence ATGCTAACCGAGAAACCCACCTCAGTCATCCGTACAGACCAATGGAATCTTAACCCGACAGCCAAGCAGCGAGTTCTGTTGAGCCAAACGGTTAAGGTCTACCGTCGTGTCTGTCAGCATTTGATGGGAATTCTCTTAACCCATTGGTCATCTCTGGGAACGTTATCGAGCCAAAAACGGGTTCTAGCCGTCGAGAAACTCATTCACCAAACCGCGAAGAACCCTCAGCCAAAATACCGGCCATTTGACCAGACCTTTTACAAATTCCCCAGCTACTACCGAAGAGCCGCCATCGTTTTCGCCGCTGGCCAAGTCAGTAGCTACATGACCCGGTATCGGGAATGGCAATCGGGAACTCGTCAACGTCGGGATGCCAAACCCCCAGGCCTCAATCCCAATAGTGGCTGTTATCCCACCTTGTATAAAGGTCAATGCTATAAGCTGCATGGGTACGACCGCATCGAAATCAAGGTCTTTAACGGAACCGATTGGGTTTGGACGACCGTTGGGATTACCGGTCTACGAGAACGGCACACCGTAGACAGCAACAAGCTGCTGTCGCCCTCCCTGATTTTTAATGAGGAGAAGAGGACTTGTCACCTATCGGTTCCCTTTGAGTGCCATCCACCCCAACGGGAGGGAGATGGCAATGTGGTGAGTGTTGACCTGGGTATCAACACCACCGCGACCGTGGCAGTCGTGAATTTTGACGGCACTGTAATCCACCGGGAGTTTATTCATCCGGGGAGAGACATAGATTGTCGAGATAAGCGGCTGAAATCGGTATCTAAACGAGCAAGTCAGACAATGGGGAACGGTGGAAGCCTCCAGAAGGGGTTCTGCTCCCATACCTATCGCAAGTGTCGCAACATCAACCGCCAAATTGGGCAGATTGTCTCGAAGCGTATCGTGCAAATTGCCCAACAATTTAACGCCGATGCCATTGTCTTTGAGAACCTGAAAGGATGGAAGGCTAAGGGAGGACGAAAACGGTCTAACCTGCGCCAACGCTTTCATGGGTGGCTCAAGGGTATGATTCGAGACTTGACGGAGATGAAGTGGCAAGAGATGGGCGGTCAGGTGATTGATGTCGTTGCCGCCTATACCTCAAAGCTAGCTTATGACGGCAGTGGAGTGGTGCGGCGAGACCCCAAGAACTATGCGCTGGCTAAATTTTCCTCGGGCAAGCGATACAATGCAGACCTCAACGGGGCGCTCAATATTGCTGCCCGAGGCATTCTTCAGCTCACTCGCCGAAAGGACAGTGAGGAGCGTTCGAGCCAACGTTCTCGACGTTCGCCTAGAAGCTGGGCTTGTTTGTGTGACCTGTGGACTAGCACGGTTCCAGGTTAG
- a CDS encoding Uma2 family endonuclease, translated as MTHTLQLNLPNTVKFHVTPEQFATLATHNQDLRLERTATGELIVNPPTGWETGKRNSSLTAQLYYWNQDNNYPGEVFDSSTGFTLPDGAILSPDASWVSSERWNALTDTQRDTFPHICPDFVVELRSKSDALQPTQAKMQEYLANGARLGWLIDPKRQVVEIYRASAEPEELSRPANLSGEDVLPGFVLKLDRIWT; from the coding sequence CAAATTCCACGTCACCCCCGAACAGTTCGCTACCCTCGCCACCCACAACCAAGACCTACGCCTAGAACGCACCGCCACCGGAGAACTCATTGTGAACCCACCCACCGGCTGGGAAACTGGCAAACGCAACAGTAGCCTGACTGCACAGCTCTACTACTGGAACCAAGATAACAACTACCCCGGAGAAGTTTTCGACTCCTCCACCGGATTCACCTTGCCCGATGGTGCCATCTTGTCTCCCGATGCCTCCTGGGTCAGCTCCGAGCGTTGGAACGCCCTCACCGATACACAGCGCGATACCTTTCCCCACATTTGCCCTGACTTTGTGGTAGAACTCCGTTCCAAATCCGACGCCCTCCAGCCCACACAGGCCAAAATGCAGGAATATCTTGCCAACGGAGCGCGACTCGGTTGGCTCATCGACCCGAAGCGCCAGGTTGTAGAAATCTATCGCGCCAGCGCAGAACCCGAAGAGTTGTCGCGTCCAGCCAACCTGTCCGGCGAGGACGTACTGCCGGGATTCGTCCTCAAGCTCGATCGCATTTGGACATAG
- a CDS encoding DUF3352 domain-containing protein, with product MVKPSLTLTVLLSTVLGISPLSAQTEKMSERAIAPPGMIQTLPANTAAVLLLNGQEAWQEFERFQGFDGISEAFTDPGFLPFVPFVGSDEDEVRPWMQGWAATAVIPLSSFAADLDVAAVTIMPLADEPAFDTYLSLLEADYGISPTQETYQGVEIQVYPQVEVFPNPSEVPEFSPNSSQKMEPLKWGRSRQLLNQYLLTPLSKLLGKMDANGSIEIPFPTPDEEMAPYTLYKPSVAIARLPNNTVIFARRLEEIQAYLDLPPTTVSLADNPEFQKLLHRPELDTAVVALYGNFKQLADLGRNLDGQAPNVPFSLPPGPGVSQIGDLYAQTYTSFNALIWADEAGGRLQFRSNYREPQPEIAARSQNPNRILSRLPGGTYVSTNGLNLGQSLLTLVSMVEEIPEIASVLDGVRGEIRQSLGLELPELFQWMDGEFALFAYPPIGGNQEAFFPFLPFDIGLYVETGDRPAAEHVLSALDNWILNLSEGFVDISEETVVDQSFVSWNLPIGLEMDSISQLAHGWVTEDTLLLTTGMASVNRLYPQPRVRLLDSYNFQTAIAPFPRNRTSLAYYNLGAILAATGAFWRPPNLALFDDLAVFDEMGPVTPSEAEELRPDPFFEFLQSLRSLSLGLSINEETEQLDVRLVLSPKRH from the coding sequence ATGGTCAAGCCTAGCCTCACCCTGACCGTTCTCCTCTCTACTGTCCTCGGTATCTCCCCCCTATCGGCCCAAACCGAGAAGATGTCCGAAAGAGCGATCGCCCCTCCAGGGATGATCCAAACCCTCCCCGCCAATACCGCTGCGGTGTTATTACTCAACGGCCAGGAGGCTTGGCAAGAATTTGAACGCTTCCAAGGCTTTGATGGCATTTCCGAAGCCTTCACCGATCCCGGTTTCTTGCCCTTTGTTCCCTTCGTGGGGTCTGATGAGGACGAAGTACGCCCCTGGATGCAAGGTTGGGCGGCGACAGCGGTAATTCCCCTATCCTCCTTTGCCGCAGATCTAGACGTGGCGGCTGTTACCATAATGCCCCTAGCTGACGAACCGGCCTTTGATACCTATCTCAGCCTCTTAGAAGCCGATTATGGGATTTCCCCAACTCAGGAAACCTATCAGGGCGTTGAGATTCAGGTTTATCCGCAGGTTGAGGTGTTTCCCAACCCGTCCGAGGTTCCCGAGTTTTCGCCCAACTCTTCCCAAAAGATGGAACCCTTGAAATGGGGACGTTCTCGACAACTCCTCAACCAATATCTGCTCACACCTCTCTCGAAACTCCTGGGCAAAATGGACGCTAATGGTTCCATTGAGATTCCATTTCCTACCCCAGACGAGGAGATGGCCCCCTATACCCTCTATAAACCCAGTGTGGCGATCGCCCGCCTCCCCAACAATACCGTTATCTTTGCCCGTCGTCTCGAAGAGATTCAGGCCTATCTGGACCTTCCCCCCACAACCGTTTCCCTAGCTGACAACCCCGAATTTCAGAAACTCCTCCATCGCCCCGAACTCGACACAGCCGTCGTGGCCCTCTATGGAAATTTCAAACAGCTTGCCGATCTCGGTCGGAACTTAGACGGCCAGGCCCCCAACGTTCCCTTTTCCCTCCCCCCCGGACCAGGAGTTTCCCAAATTGGGGATCTCTACGCCCAAACCTATACCAGCTTTAATGCCTTAATTTGGGCCGATGAGGCCGGGGGACGGTTGCAATTTCGCAGCAACTACCGGGAACCCCAACCGGAGATTGCGGCCCGTTCCCAAAACCCCAACCGCATCCTCTCCCGACTTCCGGGGGGAACCTATGTTTCCACCAATGGCCTCAATCTCGGCCAGTCTCTGTTAACTCTGGTCTCCATGGTGGAGGAGATTCCTGAGATCGCCTCAGTTTTAGATGGGGTACGGGGGGAGATTCGTCAGTCCTTAGGTTTGGAATTGCCGGAACTGTTCCAATGGATGGATGGGGAATTTGCCCTGTTTGCCTATCCTCCCATCGGTGGGAATCAAGAGGCGTTTTTTCCCTTTCTCCCCTTTGATATCGGTCTCTATGTCGAAACCGGCGATCGCCCCGCTGCCGAACACGTCTTATCAGCCCTAGATAACTGGATTTTGAATCTCAGTGAGGGCTTTGTGGACATCTCCGAGGAAACGGTGGTGGATCAATCCTTTGTCAGTTGGAATCTACCGATAGGGTTGGAGATGGACAGCATCAGTCAATTGGCCCATGGCTGGGTCACTGAGGATACCCTATTACTCACCACGGGGATGGCCTCGGTGAATCGTCTCTATCCCCAGCCACGGGTTCGCTTATTGGACAGTTATAACTTCCAGACGGCGATCGCCCCCTTTCCCCGCAACCGAACCAGTCTGGCTTATTACAACCTGGGGGCGATCCTTGCCGCAACCGGGGCCTTTTGGCGTCCTCCTAACTTGGCCCTGTTCGATGACTTGGCAGTGTTCGATGAAATGGGCCCTGTCACTCCCTCAGAAGCGGAAGAACTCCGCCCCGATCCCTTTTTCGAGTTTCTCCAATCTCTACGCAGTTTGAGTTTAGGCCTGTCCATCAATGAAGAGACAGAACAACTCGATGTTCGCCTTGTGCTGTCTCCTAAGCGACACTAG
- a CDS encoding TetR/AcrR family transcriptional regulator, with amino-acid sequence MKNNKPFRRLPQQARSYQRFNQIINAAAQVFEEVGYEAASTELIAERANTSIGSLYRFFPDKAAIVYTLAEQYAEQMKSLFATHFNSSTVLCSLEQVVGETVDAFDEFYTSQPGCREIMLQSLISPEIQAVNKQADSQIIEQLDHFFALRNPTIHPHQRRLAALVSLEVTNALQLWSLQEESDELRKQIITEAKYVLIRYLSPLFEDNKDTKN; translated from the coding sequence ATGAAAAACAATAAGCCATTTCGCCGTTTACCTCAGCAGGCTCGCAGCTATCAGCGATTCAACCAGATCATTAATGCGGCAGCGCAAGTTTTCGAGGAAGTAGGTTATGAAGCTGCTTCAACAGAACTCATTGCGGAAAGAGCAAATACTTCAATTGGATCGCTGTATCGTTTCTTCCCCGATAAAGCTGCGATTGTATATACTTTAGCGGAACAATACGCAGAGCAAATGAAAAGCCTTTTTGCAACTCACTTTAATTCGTCAACTGTGCTCTGTTCTCTTGAGCAAGTGGTTGGCGAAACAGTTGATGCATTTGACGAATTTTATACAAGTCAGCCTGGATGTCGTGAAATTATGTTACAGTCGCTAATTTCACCGGAAATACAAGCTGTTAACAAACAAGCAGATAGTCAAATCATAGAACAGCTCGATCATTTTTTTGCACTCCGTAACCCCACAATCCATCCTCATCAACGTCGATTAGCCGCTTTAGTAAGTCTTGAAGTTACAAATGCACTGCAACTATGGTCTTTACAGGAGGAAAGTGATGAACTAAGAAAGCAAATCATTACGGAGGCTAAATACGTTTTAATTCGCTATCTTTCGCCACTTTTTGAAGATAACAAAGACACGAAAAATTGA
- a CDS encoding DNA-protecting protein DprA has translation MSSQINPLLSPNTQAVLLLCGSLGQPRTQEYNPLNLKEYNGLAQRLRSQQMTPGDLLTREGEQHLSELVADLDKQRVLALLKRGVLLSLALENWTNQGIWILSRSDANYPQQLKQNLQHRCPPVLYGVGEVSHLSQGGVAIVGSRHVNEEELDYTNYLALTCAKENLAVISGGAKGIDEQAMRSCLEAGGVSIGVLANSLTKAALSRHYRQSLYDKKLVMISPYDPDAGFAIGTAMGRNKNIYALADYAVVIHSDLDKGGTWSGATEALKTIPRLPIFVRYEEPVPQGNLGLKQQGALALPTPPWLPSLREALMRETLIASEAEGMGRTESLEKRAAKPSDELQVAASQASLDNSELSHLEGLAEPSPQQEIYQAVLPVLLKHLQEPVEAKTLAESLNVQKGQMQAWLKQAVQDDKVTKLKKPVRYIVNQDS, from the coding sequence ATGTCAAGTCAAATCAACCCGTTATTATCGCCAAATACACAAGCGGTGTTACTGCTTTGTGGAAGCCTGGGTCAACCTCGGACTCAAGAGTATAACCCCCTGAATTTAAAGGAATATAACGGGTTAGCCCAACGCTTGCGATCGCAGCAGATGACTCCCGGCGACTTATTAACCCGAGAGGGAGAACAGCATTTATCAGAACTGGTCGCGGATTTAGATAAGCAACGAGTCCTGGCCCTCTTAAAACGGGGGGTCTTGTTGAGTTTAGCCTTGGAAAACTGGACGAATCAAGGAATCTGGATTCTCAGTCGCAGTGATGCCAACTATCCTCAACAATTAAAGCAGAATTTACAGCATCGTTGTCCACCCGTTTTATATGGAGTGGGAGAGGTATCACACTTGAGTCAAGGAGGAGTGGCCATTGTCGGTTCTCGTCATGTTAACGAGGAGGAACTCGATTACACGAACTATCTAGCTCTGACCTGTGCTAAGGAGAATCTAGCGGTTATTTCGGGAGGGGCTAAGGGGATTGATGAGCAGGCCATGCGTTCCTGTTTAGAGGCGGGTGGTGTTTCTATTGGCGTGTTAGCCAATAGCTTAACGAAAGCAGCTCTTTCGCGTCACTATCGTCAGAGTCTTTATGATAAAAAATTAGTCATGATATCTCCCTATGATCCCGATGCAGGTTTTGCGATTGGTACGGCTATGGGTCGAAATAAAAATATCTATGCTTTGGCAGATTATGCGGTGGTAATTCACTCAGACTTGGACAAAGGAGGAACCTGGTCAGGAGCAACAGAAGCGTTAAAAACCATCCCAAGACTTCCCATTTTCGTTCGCTACGAGGAGCCGGTTCCTCAAGGAAATTTAGGATTAAAGCAACAGGGCGCATTAGCGTTACCCACACCTCCTTGGCTACCCTCATTAAGGGAAGCCTTAATGAGGGAAACCCTGATCGCCTCCGAAGCCGAGGGTATGGGGAGGACTGAATCCCTGGAGAAAAGAGCAGCCAAGCCTTCTGACGAGTTACAAGTTGCAGCGTCTCAGGCGAGCCTAGACAACTCGGAATTAAGTCATCTGGAGGGGTTGGCAGAACCATCGCCGCAACAGGAAATTTATCAAGCTGTGCTACCGGTTCTGTTAAAACATTTACAGGAGCCGGTCGAGGCGAAAACCTTAGCGGAATCCTTAAATGTTCAAAAAGGTCAGATGCAAGCTTGGTTGAAACAGGCGGTGCAAGATGACAAGGTGACGAAACTCAAAAAGCCAGTGCGTTATATCGTCAATCAAGATAGCTAA